A DNA window from Streptomyces sp. B21-083 contains the following coding sequences:
- a CDS encoding alpha-1,6-glucosidase domain-containing protein, producing MHPVLRAGADSVVKSATYERDSGTFAVPGRTVAVFSRTS from the coding sequence CTGCACCCCGTCCTGCGGGCGGGAGCGGACTCGGTCGTCAAGTCAGCCACGTACGAACGGGATTCGGGCACGTTCGCCGTTCCGGGGAGAACCGTCGCCGTATTCTCCCGTACCTCCTGA